One Prunus dulcis chromosome 8, ALMONDv2, whole genome shotgun sequence DNA window includes the following coding sequences:
- the LOC117636584 gene encoding NPC intracellular cholesterol transporter 1 isoform X1 yields the protein MGWCLGFVAVFSLFQVVIFASLTSTEKTDSRALLISDVTSGKRHSEEYCAMYDICGERSDGKVLNCPYGSPSVKPDELFSAKIQSLCPTISGNVCCTELQFETLRAQVQQAIPFLVGCPACLRNFLNLFCELSCSPSQSLFINVTSVSEVNGNTTVDAIDFYIADTFGEGLYNSCKDVKFGTMNTRAIEFIGAGAKNFEEWFDFIGEKAALGFPGSPYAIDFKLTVPESSRMELMNVSVYSCADTSLGCSCGDCPSSQECSNPEPPPQKKEPCSIRILSIEVKCIDFSVAILYILLISAFFGWGLFHRTSERRRVESSKEPLLNVIHDDGIDSVNLQRDESVVTKGPEIDPQVTKRIQLAPLQGYMSNFYRSYGSWVSRNPTFVLFSSVAIVLVLCVGLVRFKVETRPEKLWVGRGSKAAEEKQFFDSHLAPFYRIEQLIIATVPDPKHGKSPSIVTDDNIQLLFDIQNKVDGVRANYSGSMVALTEICLKPVGQDCATQSILQYFKMDPENYDSYGGVVHAEYCFQHYTSADTCLSAFQAPLDPSTALGGFSGNNYTEASAFIVTYPVNNAVDDVGNENAKALAWEKAFIQLAKEELLPMVLSRNLTLSFSAESSIEEELKRESTADVITIVVSYVVMFVYISLTLGDAPHLSSFYLSSKVLLGLSGVMLVVLSVLGSVGFFSAVGIKSTLIIMEVIPFLVLAVGVDNMCILVHAVKRQPLELPLEMRISNALAEVGPSITLASLSEILAFAVGSFIPMPACRVFSMFASLAVLLDFFLQVTAFVVLIYFDFLRAEDNRVDCFPCIKVSSSSVETSEDVGIYHRRTGLLTRYMKEVHARILGFWVVKMVVIAVFLAFTLASIALCTRIQPGLEQEIALPRDSYLQGYFNNVTEHLRIGPPLYFVVKDYNYSSESRHTDQLCSISQCDSNSLLNEISRASLTPESSYIAKPAASWLDDFLVWISPEAFGCCRKYLNGSYCPPDDQPPCCSPDDGPCGVGGVCKDCTTCFRHSDLVNDRPSTTQFRDKLPWFLNALPSADCAKGGHGAYTNSVDLNGYGSGVIRASEFRTYHTPLNKQGDYVNSLRAARDFSSRISDSLKMDIFPYSVFYIFFEQYLDIWRTALINIAIALGAIFIVCLLITSSLWSSAIIILVLAMIVVDLMGVMAILDIQLNAVSVVNLIMSIGIAVEFCVHITHAYLVSHGDRNQRAKEALGTMGASVFSGITLTKLVGVIVLGFSRSELFVVYYFQMYLALVVIGFLHGLVFLPVVLSIFGPPNQHRSIDIHQVESSSDLS from the exons GCAATTCCATTTCTGGTAGGGTGTCCAGCATGCTTGAGGAACTTCCTAAATCTTTTTTGCGAGCTTTCTTGCTCTCCAAGTCAGAGTCTGTTTATCAATGTGACCTCTGTGTCTGAG GTTAATGGCAATACGACTGTGGATGCCATTGATTTTTACATAGCTGACACTTTTGGAGAAGGGCTGTACAACTCTTGCAAGGATGTTAAGTTTGGGACTATGAACACACGGGCAATAGAATTTATTGGGGCTGGTGCTAAAAACTTTGAAG aatggtttgattttattggtgAGAAAGCAGCCCTCGGTTTCCCTGGTTCACCTTATGCCATTGACTTTAAGTTGACTGTTCCGGAGTCATCTAGAATGGAGCTCATGAATGTGTCCGTTTATTCATGTGCTGACACTTCACTGGGCTGCTCTTGTGGTGATTGCCCGTCATCTCAAGAGTGTTCTAATCCTGAACCTCCTCCACAGAAGAAAGAGCCATGCTCCATCAGAATTCTATCTATTGAG GTAAAGTGCATTGACTTTTCTGTTGCCATATTGTATATTCTCTTAATTTCTGCTTTCTTCGGTTGGGGCTTGTTTCACCGGACAAGTGAAAGGAGGAGAGTTGAATCTAGCAAGGAACCATTGTTGAATGTCATTCACGATGATGGCATTGACTCTGTTAACCTGCAAAGGGATGAAAGTGTTGTCACAAAG GGGCCTGAGATAGATCCTCAAGTTACAAAAAGGATCCAATTAGCTCCTCTTCAGGGATATATGTCAAACTTTTACAG GAGTTATGGAAGCTGGGTCTCCAGAAATCCCACATTTGTGCTCTTTTCATCGGTGGCAATTGTTCTTGTGCTGTGTGTAGGCCTAGTTCGTTTCAAGGTGGAGACACGGCCAGAGAAG CTGTGGGTAGGTCGTGGGAGCAAGGCAGCGGAAGAGAAACAATTTTTTGATAGCCATCTTGCCCCCTTTTACAGAATTGAGCAG CTCATAATAGCGACCGTGCCCGATCCGAAGCATGGCAAGTCACCTAGTATTGTCACAGATGATAATATTCAGTTGCTTTTTGACATACAAAACAAG GTTGATGGAGTTCGTGCTAATTATTCTGGCTCAATGGTAGCTCTAACAGAAATTTGCTTGAAGCCTGTTGGGCAAGATTGTGCCACCCAAAGCATTTTGCAG TATTTTAAGATGGACCCTGAAAATTATGACAGCTATGGAGGAGTTGTACATGCCGAGTATTGTTTTCAG CATTATACTTCTGCAGACACATGTTTGAGCGCATTTCAGGCTCCACTTGATCCAAGCACTGCCTTGGGAGGATTCTCAGGAAACAACTATACAGAG GCTTCTGCATTCATTGTCACCTACCCAGTTAATAATGCAGTTGATGATGTAGGAAATGAGAATGCAAAGGCATTGGCTTGGGAGAAGGCTTTTATTCAGTTAGCAAAG GAGGAACTGCTGCCAATGGTTCTGTCTCGGAATCTCACTCTCTCATTTTCAGCCGAAAGCTCAATTGAGGAAGAGTTAAAAAGAGAAAGTACTGCAGATGTTATAACCATAGTA GTAAGCTATGTGGTAATGTTCGTTTACATATCTCTAACCTTGGGAGATGCACCtcatttatcttctttttacCTCTCATCGAAG GTCCTACTTGGCTTGTCCGGAGTCATGCTTGTTGTGCTTTCTGTCCTTGGATCTGTTGGATTTTTCAGTGCTGTTGGAATTAAATCTACATTAATCATAATGGAAGTCATTCCTTTCCTCGTACTGGCC GTTGGTGTAGATAACATGTGTATACTGGTACATGCTGTGAAACGGCAACCACTGGAGTTACCTTTAGAAATGCGAATAAGCAATGCGCTGGCTGAAGTTGGCCCATCCATAACGTTGGCTAGTTTGTCTGAGATTCTGGCATTTGCAGTTGGAAGTTTCATTCCTATGCCAGCTTGCCGTGTCTTCTCCATGTTtgcat CCCTTGCTGTTCTACTGGACTTCTTTCTGCAAGTTACTGCCTTCGTTGTGCTGATatattttgactttttgagaGCTGAGGATAACAGGGTTGATTGTTTTCCATGCATAAAAGTCTCTTCATCTTCTGTGGAAACTAGTgaag ATGTAGGGATCTATCATAGAAGAACTGGATTGCTGACCCGCTATATGAAG GAAGTGCATGCACGCATTCTTGGATTTTGGGTGGTTAAGATGGTTGTTATTGCTGTCTTTCTTGCTTTTACCTTGGCAAGCATT GCATTATGTACTAGGATTCAACCTGGTTTGGAACAGGAGATTGCCCTTCCCCGTGACTCTTACCTTCAG GGATACTTCAATAATGTCACAGAGCATCTTAGGATTGGACCACCATTATATTTTGTTGTCAAGGATTACAACTACAG CTCTGAATCAAGACATACAGACCAGTTATGCTCCATCAGCCAATGTGATTCAAACTCTCTTTTAAATGAG ATATCAAGAGCATCTTTAACACCAGAATCGAGCTACATTGCTAAGCCAGCTGCCTCTTGGCTTGATGATTTTCTGGTATGGATTTCACCTGAGGCTTTTGGTTGCTGTCGGAAGTATTTAAATGGTTCTTATTGTCCACCTGATGATCAG CCACCTTGCTGTTCACCTGATGATGGTCCTTGTGGCGTTGGTGGAGTGTGCAAAGATTGTACAACA TGCTTTCGGCACTCAGATTTGGTCAATGATCGTCCATCTACAACACAATTTAGAGACAAGCTTCCATGGTTCCTCAATGCACTGCCATCTGCTGATTGTGCAAAAGGTGGCCATGGTGCTTACACTAACAGTGTGGATCTAAATG gttATGGGAGTGGTGTTATAAGAGCATCTGAGTTCCGTACCTATCACACACCACTTAACAAACAA GGTGATTATGTCAATTCACTGAGAGCTGCACGGGATTTTAGCTCAAGAATTTCTGATTCTTTAAAG ATGGATATCTTTCCATACTCGGTGTTCTATATCTTCTTTGAGCAGTATCTGGATATATGGAGGACAGCTTTGATCAACATTGCTATAGCTCTTG GTGCAATCTTCATTGTCTGTCTGCTTATCACTTCCAG TTTATGGAGCTCAGCAATCATTATATTAGTCCTGGCAATGATTGTTGTGGACCTCATG GGTGTAATGGCCATTTTGGATATCCAACTAAATGCAGTCTCTGTTGTAAATCTCATAATGTCAATCGGGATCGCTGTTGAGTTCTGTGTGCATATAACACATGCTTACTTG GTGAGCCATGGCGACAGGAATCAACGAGCAAAGGAAGCTCTGGGTACAATGGGAGCTTCTGTCTTCAG TGGGATTACACTTACAAAGCTAGTTGGAGTGATTGTCCTTGGCTTCTCAAGATCAGAactttttgtg GTTTACTATTTTCAAATGTACCTGGCATTGGTGGTTATTGGTTTCTTGCATGGGCTCGTATTTTTGCCG GTGGTATTGAGCATATTTGGTCCACCTAATCAACATCGGAGTATCGATATTCACCAAGTTGAATCTTCTTCAGACTTGAGTTGA
- the LOC117636584 gene encoding NPC intracellular cholesterol transporter 1 isoform X2 codes for MGWCLGFVAVFSLFQVVIFASLTSTEKTDSRALLISDVTSGKRHSEEYCAMYDICGERSDGKVLNCPYGSPSVKPDELFSAKIQSLCPTISGNVCCTELQFETLRAQVQQAIPFLVGCPACLRNFLNLFCELSCSPSQSLFINVTSVSEVNGNTTVDAIDFYIADTFGEGLYNSCKDVKFGTMNTRAIEFIGAGAKNFEEWFDFIGEKAALGFPGSPYAIDFKLTVPESSRMELMNVSVYSCADTSLGCSCGDCPSSQECSNPEPPPQKKEPCSIRILSIEVKCIDFSVAILYILLISAFFGWGLFHRTSERRRVESSKEPLLNVIHDDGIDSVNLQRDESVVTKGPEIDPQVTKRIQLAPLQGYMSNFYRSYGSWVSRNPTFVLFSSVAIVLVLCVGLVRFKVETRPEKLWVGRGSKAAEEKQFFDSHLAPFYRIEQLIIATVPDPKHGKSPSIVTDDNIQLLFDIQNKVDGVRANYSGSMVALTEICLKPVGQDCATQSILQYFKMDPENYDSYGGVVHAEYCFQHYTSADTCLSAFQAPLDPSTALGGFSGNNYTEASAFIVTYPVNNAVDDVGNENAKALAWEKAFIQLAKEELLPMVLSRNLTLSFSAESSIEEELKRESTADVITIVVSYVVMFVYISLTLGDAPHLSSFYLSSKVLLGLSGVMLVVLSVLGSVGFFSAVGIKSTLIIMEVIPFLVLAVGVDNMCILVHAVKRQPLELPLEMRISNALAEVGPSITLASLSEILAFAVGSFIPMPACRVFSMFASLAVLLDFFLQVTAFVVLIYFDFLRAEDNRVDCFPCIKVSSSSVETSEGIYHRRTGLLTRYMKEVHARILGFWVVKMVVIAVFLAFTLASIALCTRIQPGLEQEIALPRDSYLQGYFNNVTEHLRIGPPLYFVVKDYNYSSESRHTDQLCSISQCDSNSLLNEISRASLTPESSYIAKPAASWLDDFLVWISPEAFGCCRKYLNGSYCPPDDQPPCCSPDDGPCGVGGVCKDCTTCFRHSDLVNDRPSTTQFRDKLPWFLNALPSADCAKGGHGAYTNSVDLNGYGSGVIRASEFRTYHTPLNKQGDYVNSLRAARDFSSRISDSLKMDIFPYSVFYIFFEQYLDIWRTALINIAIALGAIFIVCLLITSSLWSSAIIILVLAMIVVDLMGVMAILDIQLNAVSVVNLIMSIGIAVEFCVHITHAYLVSHGDRNQRAKEALGTMGASVFSGITLTKLVGVIVLGFSRSELFVVYYFQMYLALVVIGFLHGLVFLPVVLSIFGPPNQHRSIDIHQVESSSDLS; via the exons GCAATTCCATTTCTGGTAGGGTGTCCAGCATGCTTGAGGAACTTCCTAAATCTTTTTTGCGAGCTTTCTTGCTCTCCAAGTCAGAGTCTGTTTATCAATGTGACCTCTGTGTCTGAG GTTAATGGCAATACGACTGTGGATGCCATTGATTTTTACATAGCTGACACTTTTGGAGAAGGGCTGTACAACTCTTGCAAGGATGTTAAGTTTGGGACTATGAACACACGGGCAATAGAATTTATTGGGGCTGGTGCTAAAAACTTTGAAG aatggtttgattttattggtgAGAAAGCAGCCCTCGGTTTCCCTGGTTCACCTTATGCCATTGACTTTAAGTTGACTGTTCCGGAGTCATCTAGAATGGAGCTCATGAATGTGTCCGTTTATTCATGTGCTGACACTTCACTGGGCTGCTCTTGTGGTGATTGCCCGTCATCTCAAGAGTGTTCTAATCCTGAACCTCCTCCACAGAAGAAAGAGCCATGCTCCATCAGAATTCTATCTATTGAG GTAAAGTGCATTGACTTTTCTGTTGCCATATTGTATATTCTCTTAATTTCTGCTTTCTTCGGTTGGGGCTTGTTTCACCGGACAAGTGAAAGGAGGAGAGTTGAATCTAGCAAGGAACCATTGTTGAATGTCATTCACGATGATGGCATTGACTCTGTTAACCTGCAAAGGGATGAAAGTGTTGTCACAAAG GGGCCTGAGATAGATCCTCAAGTTACAAAAAGGATCCAATTAGCTCCTCTTCAGGGATATATGTCAAACTTTTACAG GAGTTATGGAAGCTGGGTCTCCAGAAATCCCACATTTGTGCTCTTTTCATCGGTGGCAATTGTTCTTGTGCTGTGTGTAGGCCTAGTTCGTTTCAAGGTGGAGACACGGCCAGAGAAG CTGTGGGTAGGTCGTGGGAGCAAGGCAGCGGAAGAGAAACAATTTTTTGATAGCCATCTTGCCCCCTTTTACAGAATTGAGCAG CTCATAATAGCGACCGTGCCCGATCCGAAGCATGGCAAGTCACCTAGTATTGTCACAGATGATAATATTCAGTTGCTTTTTGACATACAAAACAAG GTTGATGGAGTTCGTGCTAATTATTCTGGCTCAATGGTAGCTCTAACAGAAATTTGCTTGAAGCCTGTTGGGCAAGATTGTGCCACCCAAAGCATTTTGCAG TATTTTAAGATGGACCCTGAAAATTATGACAGCTATGGAGGAGTTGTACATGCCGAGTATTGTTTTCAG CATTATACTTCTGCAGACACATGTTTGAGCGCATTTCAGGCTCCACTTGATCCAAGCACTGCCTTGGGAGGATTCTCAGGAAACAACTATACAGAG GCTTCTGCATTCATTGTCACCTACCCAGTTAATAATGCAGTTGATGATGTAGGAAATGAGAATGCAAAGGCATTGGCTTGGGAGAAGGCTTTTATTCAGTTAGCAAAG GAGGAACTGCTGCCAATGGTTCTGTCTCGGAATCTCACTCTCTCATTTTCAGCCGAAAGCTCAATTGAGGAAGAGTTAAAAAGAGAAAGTACTGCAGATGTTATAACCATAGTA GTAAGCTATGTGGTAATGTTCGTTTACATATCTCTAACCTTGGGAGATGCACCtcatttatcttctttttacCTCTCATCGAAG GTCCTACTTGGCTTGTCCGGAGTCATGCTTGTTGTGCTTTCTGTCCTTGGATCTGTTGGATTTTTCAGTGCTGTTGGAATTAAATCTACATTAATCATAATGGAAGTCATTCCTTTCCTCGTACTGGCC GTTGGTGTAGATAACATGTGTATACTGGTACATGCTGTGAAACGGCAACCACTGGAGTTACCTTTAGAAATGCGAATAAGCAATGCGCTGGCTGAAGTTGGCCCATCCATAACGTTGGCTAGTTTGTCTGAGATTCTGGCATTTGCAGTTGGAAGTTTCATTCCTATGCCAGCTTGCCGTGTCTTCTCCATGTTtgcat CCCTTGCTGTTCTACTGGACTTCTTTCTGCAAGTTACTGCCTTCGTTGTGCTGATatattttgactttttgagaGCTGAGGATAACAGGGTTGATTGTTTTCCATGCATAAAAGTCTCTTCATCTTCTGTGGAAACTAGTgaag GGATCTATCATAGAAGAACTGGATTGCTGACCCGCTATATGAAG GAAGTGCATGCACGCATTCTTGGATTTTGGGTGGTTAAGATGGTTGTTATTGCTGTCTTTCTTGCTTTTACCTTGGCAAGCATT GCATTATGTACTAGGATTCAACCTGGTTTGGAACAGGAGATTGCCCTTCCCCGTGACTCTTACCTTCAG GGATACTTCAATAATGTCACAGAGCATCTTAGGATTGGACCACCATTATATTTTGTTGTCAAGGATTACAACTACAG CTCTGAATCAAGACATACAGACCAGTTATGCTCCATCAGCCAATGTGATTCAAACTCTCTTTTAAATGAG ATATCAAGAGCATCTTTAACACCAGAATCGAGCTACATTGCTAAGCCAGCTGCCTCTTGGCTTGATGATTTTCTGGTATGGATTTCACCTGAGGCTTTTGGTTGCTGTCGGAAGTATTTAAATGGTTCTTATTGTCCACCTGATGATCAG CCACCTTGCTGTTCACCTGATGATGGTCCTTGTGGCGTTGGTGGAGTGTGCAAAGATTGTACAACA TGCTTTCGGCACTCAGATTTGGTCAATGATCGTCCATCTACAACACAATTTAGAGACAAGCTTCCATGGTTCCTCAATGCACTGCCATCTGCTGATTGTGCAAAAGGTGGCCATGGTGCTTACACTAACAGTGTGGATCTAAATG gttATGGGAGTGGTGTTATAAGAGCATCTGAGTTCCGTACCTATCACACACCACTTAACAAACAA GGTGATTATGTCAATTCACTGAGAGCTGCACGGGATTTTAGCTCAAGAATTTCTGATTCTTTAAAG ATGGATATCTTTCCATACTCGGTGTTCTATATCTTCTTTGAGCAGTATCTGGATATATGGAGGACAGCTTTGATCAACATTGCTATAGCTCTTG GTGCAATCTTCATTGTCTGTCTGCTTATCACTTCCAG TTTATGGAGCTCAGCAATCATTATATTAGTCCTGGCAATGATTGTTGTGGACCTCATG GGTGTAATGGCCATTTTGGATATCCAACTAAATGCAGTCTCTGTTGTAAATCTCATAATGTCAATCGGGATCGCTGTTGAGTTCTGTGTGCATATAACACATGCTTACTTG GTGAGCCATGGCGACAGGAATCAACGAGCAAAGGAAGCTCTGGGTACAATGGGAGCTTCTGTCTTCAG TGGGATTACACTTACAAAGCTAGTTGGAGTGATTGTCCTTGGCTTCTCAAGATCAGAactttttgtg GTTTACTATTTTCAAATGTACCTGGCATTGGTGGTTATTGGTTTCTTGCATGGGCTCGTATTTTTGCCG GTGGTATTGAGCATATTTGGTCCACCTAATCAACATCGGAGTATCGATATTCACCAAGTTGAATCTTCTTCAGACTTGAGTTGA